The following are from one region of the Chloracidobacterium sp. genome:
- a CDS encoding DUF4442 domain-containing protein — protein MPESFESKRFRWGFNLFPAYRGTGGRVTYIADDWKEVRVKLPLNWRTRNYVGTIFGGSIYGAVDPIYMLMLIKILGRGYTVWDKAATIRFRKPGKETLYVDLTLSEDEVDEIKRLAEDARSIDRIYELELKDRSGDVCARIEKTIYIAKKREGNL, from the coding sequence ATGCCGGAGAGTTTCGAAAGCAAACGGTTCAGGTGGGGATTCAACCTTTTCCCTGCATATCGCGGCACCGGTGGGCGGGTAACATACATTGCTGACGATTGGAAAGAGGTCCGGGTAAAATTGCCGCTGAACTGGCGAACTCGAAACTACGTCGGCACCATCTTTGGCGGAAGTATCTACGGAGCGGTCGATCCGATCTACATGCTGATGCTGATAAAGATCCTCGGCCGAGGTTACACTGTTTGGGATAAGGCCGCGACCATCAGATTTCGAAAGCCCGGAAAGGAAACGCTGTATGTCGATCTTACATTGAGCGAAGACGAAGTGGACGAGATCAAACGCCTCGCTGAGGACGCAAGATCGATCGACCGGATCTACGAGCTTGAATTGAAGGATAGGTCAGGCGATGTCTGTGCCCGGATCGAAAAGACGATCTACATCGCAAAAAAACGCGAGGGCAATCTATGA
- a CDS encoding DNA-3-methyladenine glycosylase I — MKRCDWAKNELAIHYHDTEWGVPVHDDRLLFEFLILEGAQAGLSWDTILAKRENYRKAFDNFDPAKVARYSEAKQAKLLENPGIIRNRLKIASAISNAKAFLKVQKEFGSFDVHIWSFVGGKPIDGKRKVLGDIPAKTEISDALAKDLKKRGFNFVGSTIMYAFMQATGMANDHVASCFRYRQCRTITR; from the coding sequence ATGAAGCGGTGCGATTGGGCAAAGAACGAGCTTGCTATCCATTATCACGACACCGAATGGGGCGTGCCGGTGCACGATGATCGTTTGCTCTTTGAATTTCTGATCCTTGAGGGTGCACAGGCCGGATTAAGCTGGGATACGATACTTGCCAAGCGTGAGAACTATCGGAAAGCGTTCGATAACTTCGACCCGGCGAAGGTCGCAAGGTATTCCGAGGCAAAGCAGGCGAAGCTGCTCGAGAATCCGGGCATCATCCGCAACCGACTGAAGATCGCATCAGCAATTTCAAACGCGAAGGCCTTTCTTAAAGTGCAGAAGGAGTTCGGCTCGTTCGACGTCCACATCTGGTCGTTCGTTGGCGGAAAGCCCATCGACGGTAAGCGGAAGGTGCTGGGTGACATCCCCGCAAAAACCGAGATCTCAGACGCCCTCGCAAAGGACTTAAAGAAACGCGGATTCAATTTCGTCGGCTCGACGATAATGTACGCGTTCATGCAGGCGACTGGGATGGCGAACGATCACGTTGCGTCGTGTTTTCGCTATAGGCAATGTCGAACGATCACCCGATAA
- the ybaK gene encoding Cys-tRNA(Pro) deacylase, which translates to MSNDHPITPAIRFLREKKVEFVPHLYDYVEKGGARESARQLGVDVHAVVKTLVFETNERKPLIVLMHGDREVSTKNLARFLGVKSVESVTPKKATKLTGYLVGGTSPFGTKTKMPVYAERTIFDIKRIYINGGKRGFLVEIDPVVLRSVEVVEVEVAI; encoded by the coding sequence ATGTCGAACGATCACCCGATAACACCAGCGATTCGGTTTCTTCGCGAGAAGAAGGTCGAGTTTGTTCCCCACCTATACGATTACGTAGAGAAAGGCGGGGCGAGGGAATCGGCGAGGCAGCTGGGTGTGGATGTCCACGCGGTGGTGAAGACGCTGGTATTTGAAACGAACGAGAGGAAACCGCTGATCGTGCTGATGCACGGCGATCGCGAGGTCTCGACAAAGAATCTTGCACGGTTTCTCGGGGTCAAATCCGTCGAGTCCGTAACGCCGAAAAAGGCAACGAAATTGACCGGTTATCTGGTCGGCGGAACATCACCATTCGGGACGAAAACGAAGATGCCGGTTTACGCCGAGCGAACCATATTCGATATTAAGCGAATCTATATCAACGGCGGCAAACGTGGGTTTTTGGTTGAGATCGATCCAGTCGTTTTGCGTTCCGTGGAGGTCGTCGAAGTTGAGGTCGCGATATGA
- a CDS encoding thiolase family protein, whose product MKEAVIVSAVRTAVGKAPKGTLKNTRSDEMGAAAIKDAVARAGVDASLIEDVIMGCAFPEASQGMNVARTSAILAGLPVETSAMTVNRYCSSGLQTIALAADRIATGGADVIVAGGLESMTAIPMGGNTFRPNPHLADSYPDYYLNMGLTAENLAKKYEITREQADEFSYNSHQKALAAIKEGKFRDEIVPMTISVDEFDEKGRVRRKEVVFETDEGPRADTSLEGLAKLRAVFHAKGTVTAGNSSQMSDGAAAAVVMSADKTKELGLTPMARFVSFATAGCLPEEMGIGPVYAIPKALKLAGLTLDQIDVIELNEAFAAQGLSVMKVLEMDPSKVNVNGGAVALGHPLGCTGAKLTATILQEMKRRNARYGMVTMCVGGGMGAAGIFERID is encoded by the coding sequence ATGAAAGAAGCAGTTATCGTATCGGCCGTGCGGACGGCTGTGGGAAAGGCGCCGAAGGGCACGTTGAAGAACACGCGTTCGGATGAAATGGGCGCGGCCGCTATCAAAGATGCGGTGGCTCGGGCAGGCGTGGATGCATCGCTGATCGAGGACGTGATAATGGGCTGCGCATTTCCGGAGGCTTCGCAGGGAATGAACGTCGCACGGACCTCGGCAATATTGGCCGGGCTTCCGGTCGAAACGTCTGCGATGACGGTCAACCGTTATTGCTCGTCGGGCTTGCAGACTATCGCGCTTGCGGCTGACCGCATCGCGACGGGCGGCGCCGATGTGATCGTTGCCGGCGGGCTCGAATCGATGACGGCGATCCCGATGGGCGGGAACACGTTTCGCCCGAACCCGCATCTCGCCGACAGCTATCCCGACTATTACCTGAATATGGGACTGACCGCCGAGAACCTCGCCAAGAAATACGAGATAACCCGCGAGCAGGCGGACGAATTCTCTTACAATTCGCACCAGAAAGCTCTTGCCGCGATCAAGGAAGGCAAGTTCCGCGACGAGATCGTGCCGATGACGATCAGCGTCGATGAATTCGACGAAAAAGGCCGCGTGCGCCGAAAGGAAGTCGTGTTTGAAACGGACGAAGGCCCGCGTGCCGATACATCGCTCGAAGGCCTTGCGAAGTTACGAGCCGTCTTTCATGCGAAAGGAACAGTCACCGCCGGCAACTCGTCGCAGATGTCAGACGGCGCGGCCGCGGCTGTCGTGATGTCCGCTGACAAAACAAAGGAACTCGGCCTGACTCCGATGGCTCGCTTCGTTTCATTCGCCACCGCCGGATGCCTGCCCGAAGAGATGGGGATCGGCCCGGTCTATGCGATTCCGAAAGCGCTGAAACTCGCGGGACTTACCCTCGATCAGATCGACGTTATCGAACTAAACGAAGCATTTGCCGCACAAGGATTGTCGGTAATGAAGGTGCTGGAAATGGATCCGTCAAAGGTCAACGTCAACGGCGGTGCCGTCGCTCTCGGCCACCCGCTCGGCTGTACAGGTGCGAAACTGACTGCGACGATCCTGCAGGAAATGAAACGCCGCAATGCCCGCTACGGCATGGTCACAATGTGCGTCGGCGGCGGCATGGGAGCGGCCGGGATCTTCGAGCGGATCGATTAG
- a CDS encoding acyl-CoA dehydrogenase family protein — MEKEYMKGGEFLIAEQTTAEVFTPEDFTDEHRMIGETCREYIDNEVVPNLPELEKHNWEIARGLLKKAGELGLLGANIPEELGGMELDQTTGAIIAEMVGRGSGFGSTYGAQTSIGLLPILYWGSEELKKEWIPGIISGEIVSAYCLTESSSGSDALGAKCVAKLTEDGQHYILNGEKMWITNGGFADVYLVFAKVDGEKDKFSCFLVPRSENCRPGAEEHKLGIKSSSTTAVILSDAKIPVGNLIGNVGDGAKIAFNVLNVGRFKLGASVTGGAKLAIHEAVRYANERHQFNKPISSFGAIKHKLAEMAIRTWVAESITYRTVGMIDALIGDGADGAKKLQSIEEYAVESSINKVACSEALDYVVDEMVQIYGGYGYSADYPAEKAYRDSRINRIFEGTNEINRMLIPGQLMKRAMKGKLGLLQAAKALQDEILNPQMSFDEDTGLLAAEKKLAQNAKKIALMTLGTAAQKYMMALSDEQEVLINCADIIMDAYQMETAILRAQKYAEKNGEVAAGRHVDMAAVFCNDAIQRIEAKAKNTIAAIAEGDEGRTLLVALKRFTKNNSPVNTISARQRIADAMIDANTYVY, encoded by the coding sequence ATGGAAAAAGAATATATGAAAGGCGGCGAGTTTTTGATCGCTGAACAGACCACTGCCGAGGTGTTTACGCCGGAAGATTTTACCGACGAACATCGAATGATCGGCGAAACCTGCCGCGAATATATCGATAATGAAGTGGTTCCGAATCTCCCGGAACTTGAAAAGCACAATTGGGAGATCGCTCGAGGACTTTTGAAAAAAGCGGGCGAACTTGGTCTTCTTGGTGCGAACATTCCCGAAGAACTTGGCGGAATGGAGCTCGATCAAACGACCGGTGCGATCATTGCCGAAATGGTCGGCCGCGGCAGCGGTTTTGGTTCGACCTACGGTGCTCAGACCTCGATCGGACTGTTGCCGATCCTCTATTGGGGCAGCGAAGAACTAAAGAAGGAATGGATTCCGGGTATTATTTCCGGCGAGATCGTTTCGGCGTATTGCCTGACGGAATCGAGTTCGGGCTCGGACGCTCTCGGTGCAAAATGCGTCGCAAAGCTTACGGAAGACGGCCAGCATTACATCCTGAACGGCGAGAAGATGTGGATCACGAACGGCGGATTCGCCGACGTGTATCTCGTCTTCGCAAAGGTCGACGGAGAGAAAGATAAGTTCTCGTGCTTCCTTGTTCCGCGTTCGGAAAATTGTCGTCCGGGAGCAGAAGAGCACAAGCTCGGGATCAAATCCTCATCGACCACGGCGGTTATCTTGTCGGATGCGAAGATCCCTGTTGGCAACCTCATTGGAAATGTCGGCGACGGTGCGAAGATCGCATTTAATGTTTTGAATGTTGGCCGGTTCAAGCTCGGTGCATCGGTCACCGGCGGAGCAAAACTCGCCATTCATGAGGCCGTCCGATACGCCAACGAGCGTCACCAGTTCAACAAGCCGATCTCGTCGTTCGGCGCGATCAAACACAAACTTGCCGAGATGGCGATCCGAACCTGGGTTGCCGAATCGATCACATACCGAACGGTCGGGATGATCGATGCCTTGATCGGCGATGGTGCCGATGGCGCAAAAAAACTTCAGTCGATAGAAGAATATGCGGTCGAATCTTCAATAAACAAAGTCGCCTGCTCTGAAGCCCTCGATTACGTGGTCGACGAAATGGTCCAGATCTACGGCGGATATGGATATTCGGCCGATTATCCGGCGGAGAAGGCATATCGCGATTCGCGCATTAACCGTATCTTCGAAGGGACGAATGAGATCAATCGAATGTTGATTCCGGGGCAGCTCATGAAGCGAGCGATGAAAGGAAAGCTCGGCTTGCTGCAGGCCGCAAAGGCACTACAGGATGAGATACTTAATCCGCAGATGTCATTCGATGAGGACACAGGGTTGCTGGCCGCCGAAAAGAAGCTTGCCCAGAATGCGAAGAAGATCGCACTGATGACGCTCGGTACCGCCGCGCAAAAGTACATGATGGCTCTAAGCGACGAGCAGGAAGTATTGATCAACTGTGCGGACATCATTATGGATGCGTATCAGATGGAAACGGCGATTCTAAGGGCCCAGAAGTATGCCGAGAAGAACGGTGAAGTTGCTGCCGGGCGACACGTCGATATGGCTGCCGTGTTCTGCAATGATGCCATTCAGCGAATCGAAGCCAAGGCGAAGAATACCATCGCCGCCATCGCTGAAGGGGACGAGGGCCGCACGCTGTTGGTCGCCTTGAAAAGGTTTACCAAGAACAATTCGCCGGTCAACACCATTTCCGCAAGGCAGCGGATCGCCGACGCGATGATCGATGCCAACACATACGTATATTGA
- a CDS encoding cupin domain-containing protein, which produces MNKSYRVDRWLQPYAPNRAMLRFEMTSEGYTVFQWSDRPETVYGPHSHPEDQSHWVISGSLELTIERVGTFVLSAGDRDFMPANTMHSARVVGDELVLYLIGALK; this is translated from the coding sequence ATGAATAAGTCGTATCGAGTCGATCGCTGGCTGCAACCTTACGCGCCGAATCGTGCGATGCTGCGGTTCGAAATGACGTCAGAGGGATATACGGTCTTTCAATGGTCAGATCGACCCGAAACGGTTTATGGCCCCCATTCCCATCCGGAAGATCAATCGCATTGGGTGATATCAGGTTCGCTCGAATTGACTATCGAACGGGTCGGGACATTTGTGCTCTCAGCCGGAGACCGCGATTTCATGCCGGCCAACACGATGCATTCCGCACGTGTTGTCGGGGACGAACTGGTACTCTATCTTATTGGCGCATTGAAGTAG
- a CDS encoding magnesium chelatase encodes MNKSRTLGELRTSGYAARSVKDEMRANLIAKLQNGERLFPGILGYDESVVPQIVNAVLAKHNFILLGLRGQAKSRIIRQLTDLLDPEIPIIAGSEINDDPFEPLSAYGRRQIELHGDETKIDWIHRDNRFVEKLATPDVTIADIIGDVDPIKAAKGGHLLSDELTIHFGLLPRANRGIFAINELPDLAGKIQVGLFNVMQEGDVQIKGYPIRLPLDVMLVFSANPEDYTARGKIITPLKDRIGAEIMTHYPESVLLSSEITKQEAWIQREGTKVAVPDFIAEIIEQIAFDARDDQRIDKRSGVSQRFSITALELAISNAERRALITGEPEAVPRISDIYAAIPAMTGKMELEYEGEQMGAAKVTRDLIKRATGVVFDGYFLGIDFGPAVKWFDQGNKLLLSDTASASECAILLDAVPELIETTLVPLEFDRSETAVLIAACEFVLEGLYAQNKISRNEDGGFEAVTKAKQDRRGMIYEDLTDLEGLN; translated from the coding sequence ATGAACAAATCACGAACATTGGGCGAACTACGAACAAGCGGATACGCGGCACGTTCCGTGAAGGACGAGATGCGGGCGAATCTGATCGCGAAACTGCAGAACGGTGAAAGGTTGTTTCCGGGAATTCTGGGATACGACGAGTCGGTCGTTCCGCAGATCGTGAATGCGGTTCTTGCCAAACATAATTTCATTTTGCTTGGCCTTCGCGGCCAGGCTAAATCGAGAATAATTCGTCAACTGACCGACCTACTCGACCCGGAGATCCCGATCATCGCCGGATCGGAGATCAATGACGACCCGTTTGAGCCGCTGAGCGCTTACGGCCGGCGGCAGATCGAACTGCATGGCGACGAGACCAAGATCGATTGGATTCACCGGGACAACCGATTTGTAGAAAAACTCGCGACACCCGACGTTACGATCGCCGACATCATCGGCGACGTCGATCCGATCAAAGCCGCGAAGGGGGGCCATTTACTGTCGGACGAACTGACCATTCATTTTGGCCTTTTGCCGAGAGCGAATCGAGGCATTTTTGCGATCAATGAACTGCCCGACCTTGCAGGAAAAATACAGGTCGGCCTTTTCAACGTGATGCAGGAAGGCGACGTACAGATAAAAGGGTATCCGATACGCTTACCGCTCGACGTGATGCTTGTTTTCTCGGCCAACCCGGAGGACTATACCGCCCGTGGCAAGATAATCACACCGCTTAAGGACCGCATCGGTGCCGAGATAATGACTCATTATCCCGAAAGCGTCCTTCTCAGCTCCGAGATCACAAAGCAAGAGGCCTGGATCCAGAGGGAAGGTACAAAGGTCGCGGTTCCGGATTTTATCGCCGAGATCATCGAGCAGATCGCATTCGATGCTCGCGACGATCAGCGGATCGATAAGCGCAGCGGCGTTTCACAGCGTTTTTCGATCACCGCTCTCGAACTTGCGATCTCGAACGCCGAGCGGCGAGCCCTGATCACCGGTGAGCCTGAAGCTGTGCCACGAATATCTGATATTTACGCAGCGATCCCGGCAATGACCGGAAAAATGGAGCTCGAATATGAAGGCGAGCAGATGGGCGCGGCCAAAGTGACCCGTGATCTGATCAAGCGCGCGACTGGCGTGGTCTTCGACGGCTATTTTCTAGGGATCGACTTTGGACCGGCGGTCAAGTGGTTCGATCAAGGGAACAAACTACTGTTGTCCGATACAGCGTCGGCATCGGAATGCGCGATCCTCCTCGACGCAGTCCCCGAATTGATCGAGACCACTCTCGTCCCTTTGGAATTCGATCGTAGCGAAACGGCAGTGCTCATTGCTGCCTGTGAGTTCGTTCTCGAAGGACTGTACGCTCAGAACAAGATCTCGCGAAATGAGGACGGCGGATTTGAGGCAGTCACGAAAGCAAAGCAGGACAGGCGCGGAATGATCTACGAAGACCTGACGGATCTTGAAGGACTGAACTAA
- a CDS encoding VWA domain-containing protein: MKFIRYSRFRGFDVFCVDLGELMESLSDRMLDSGFHDDYWWTRRRSETDDSLDALRKAILQALLDKEIITEHDVEKMLAENDGKFRGSLLEELLNQLIERLVEHGYLTLKDEPEERRPELRHGGRGDVGDAEPRSIRFEVTEKGLDFLGYKTLQKLLGSVGRSSIGRHETPHLDTGVEAALGSKPYEFGDTINLDVNATLLSAITREGLSVPLNLEYRDLHVHQQDYRSSCATVVMLDCSHSMILYGEDRFTPAKKVTLALAHLIRTQYPGDSLKIVLFHDGAEELPIARLATTQVGPYHTNTAEGLKLARRILNAQRKDMKQIVMVTDGKPTAAFIEPSNSAYFEYRRYSDAVPGDQRLLYKNSMGNDPFVLAQTYKEVQACRKSGIMINTFMLASDHYLVDFVKQMTSMTRGKAYFANPNNLTQFVLMDFLKRRTSRVK; encoded by the coding sequence ATGAAATTCATCCGCTATTCCAGGTTCCGGGGTTTCGACGTCTTCTGCGTCGATCTCGGCGAACTTATGGAATCTTTATCTGATCGGATGCTCGATTCCGGGTTTCATGACGATTATTGGTGGACCCGGCGACGGTCCGAAACGGACGACTCGCTCGACGCATTGCGTAAAGCGATATTGCAGGCATTGCTCGACAAAGAGATTATTACCGAGCACGATGTTGAGAAAATGCTCGCCGAAAACGACGGAAAGTTTCGCGGGTCGCTGCTCGAAGAACTTCTCAATCAGCTTATCGAACGTCTTGTTGAACATGGCTATCTGACGCTTAAAGATGAACCTGAAGAACGACGCCCCGAACTTCGGCACGGCGGCCGAGGCGATGTGGGAGATGCGGAGCCCCGGAGTATCCGGTTCGAGGTAACGGAAAAGGGGCTCGATTTCCTTGGTTACAAGACACTCCAAAAACTGTTGGGCTCGGTCGGAAGATCGTCGATCGGGCGTCATGAGACACCGCATCTCGATACAGGTGTCGAAGCAGCATTGGGCTCCAAGCCTTACGAATTCGGCGACACGATCAACCTCGACGTCAATGCAACGCTGCTTTCGGCGATCACCCGCGAAGGTCTTTCGGTCCCGCTAAATCTCGAATATCGTGACCTGCATGTGCATCAGCAGGATTACCGGTCATCTTGTGCAACGGTCGTCATGCTCGACTGTTCGCATTCGATGATACTTTATGGTGAGGATCGCTTCACACCGGCAAAAAAGGTCACGCTGGCGCTTGCTCATTTGATACGCACACAGTACCCCGGCGATTCGCTAAAGATCGTTTTGTTTCATGACGGCGCGGAAGAGTTGCCGATCGCTCGACTAGCGACCACCCAGGTCGGCCCATATCACACCAACACAGCTGAGGGGCTCAAGCTTGCACGCCGCATCCTCAATGCCCAGCGAAAAGACATGAAGCAGATCGTCATGGTGACCGACGGGAAACCGACCGCCGCCTTTATCGAGCCTTCAAATAGTGCGTATTTTGAGTATCGGCGGTATTCGGATGCGGTCCCGGGCGATCAGCGGCTGCTCTACAAGAATTCGATGGGCAACGATCCATTCGTCCTGGCCCAGACGTACAAGGAAGTACAGGCCTGCCGCAAGTCCGGGATAATGATCAATACATTCATGCTGGCTAGCGACCACTACCTGGTCGATTTCGTCAAACAAATGACGTCAATGACCCGCGGCAAGGCATACTTTGCAAATCCGAATAACCTCACACAGTTCGTATTAATGGATTTTCTGAAGCGGCGAACCAGCCGCGTGAAGTAA
- a CDS encoding DNA double-strand break repair nuclease NurA: MLFRTQLQIELNCKAHDFRIVAEDQRAEIAHYLTALDKLCRTDGETLDRMFTLHENPGAVPSAEITRESGFAVDFDRSWTNHEQSREWAKTVLEGRTTFAADGSQIYAGKETFAPVAAVQIGWFENPHNSKVPYEKNASFEVLTPTDLFCENDEPMNPDVRVEERRFLGEVEKIEEFLRAKKGWLERGERMPAAFFDNPLLVPFSQKGLQNSFVEATVRLVELSAETMVPVIGYVDRSFARDVLTMLDDFADKSLHTRSTICDASLVASLIEKWGSRTCFCFSKRRGLSRFLDRSTGQSKVGFVYLRMASTGTPVRLDIPAWVYESGHIEEVVDVVRAECVIGVGYPYALETADQTAVISTRDREIFFAALQDFANREKLGFEVSRKDGSKSRRR; the protein is encoded by the coding sequence ATGTTGTTTCGAACCCAATTGCAGATCGAGCTTAATTGCAAAGCTCACGATTTCAGGATCGTTGCTGAAGATCAGCGAGCCGAGATCGCACACTATCTGACTGCCCTGGATAAGCTCTGTCGGACGGATGGCGAAACTCTCGATCGAATGTTCACTTTGCATGAGAATCCGGGAGCGGTTCCTTCGGCAGAAATCACACGTGAAAGCGGCTTTGCAGTCGATTTTGACCGTTCGTGGACAAACCACGAGCAATCACGAGAATGGGCCAAGACGGTTCTCGAAGGAAGAACGACCTTTGCGGCTGATGGCAGCCAGATCTACGCGGGCAAAGAGACGTTCGCTCCGGTGGCGGCAGTTCAGATCGGCTGGTTCGAGAATCCGCACAATTCTAAAGTTCCGTATGAAAAGAACGCATCATTCGAGGTTCTGACCCCAACGGACCTCTTTTGCGAGAATGACGAGCCGATGAACCCCGACGTTCGCGTGGAGGAAAGACGCTTTCTTGGCGAGGTCGAAAAGATCGAGGAGTTCCTTAGGGCAAAAAAGGGATGGCTCGAACGCGGCGAGCGAATGCCGGCCGCTTTTTTTGACAATCCGTTGCTTGTGCCGTTTTCCCAGAAAGGACTGCAAAATAGTTTTGTTGAAGCAACCGTCAGACTCGTCGAGCTCTCGGCCGAGACGATGGTTCCCGTCATCGGGTACGTCGATCGGAGTTTTGCGCGTGACGTTCTCACAATGCTCGATGATTTTGCCGACAAGAGCCTTCATACTAGGTCAACGATCTGCGATGCCTCACTGGTAGCCAGCCTGATCGAAAAATGGGGTTCGCGTACATGCTTCTGTTTTTCAAAACGCCGCGGACTCTCACGATTCCTTGATCGCTCAACTGGGCAATCGAAGGTCGGATTTGTTTATCTACGGATGGCTTCAACAGGTACGCCGGTCAGACTTGATATCCCAGCGTGGGTTTACGAAAGCGGCCACATCGAGGAAGTTGTCGATGTGGTCAGGGCAGAGTGTGTAATAGGTGTGGGTTACCCGTACGCGCTCGAAACTGCCGATCAGACGGCCGTTATCTCGACCCGCGACCGCGAGATCTTTTTTGCTGCTTTACAGGATTTCGCGAACCGTGAAAAACTAGGTTTCGAGGTATCGCGGAAAGACGGTAGCAAGAGCCGACGACGATGA
- a CDS encoding site-specific DNA-methyltransferase, with protein sequence METRKIYQENCIDTLRRMPDDVIDMTITSPPYDDLRDYNGYHFPVDEIAGRLFAKTKPGGVVVWVVGDRTLNGDETLSSFRHAFAFKEAGFRVHDTMIYAKNNPIPSDCGKRYRQCFEYMFCFSKGQPQTFNPIMQPIKQEKAFKSFRITKVGRNDLAHDHIAPKERKVNNIFFYNVGTSSSKDKIAFEHPAIFPEQLAEDQISTWTNKGDLVYDCFMGSGTTAKAAVMLDRDWVGSEISEEYVRIAMERLRSYTGKLEQTVPG encoded by the coding sequence ATCGAAACACGAAAGATCTATCAGGAAAACTGTATCGATACGCTTCGCCGGATGCCCGACGACGTAATAGATATGACGATCACGAGTCCGCCGTACGATGACCTACGCGATTACAACGGTTATCATTTTCCGGTCGACGAGATCGCGGGAAGGCTATTCGCGAAAACGAAGCCCGGAGGCGTGGTGGTTTGGGTGGTCGGTGACCGTACATTGAACGGCGACGAGACACTCTCGAGCTTCCGACATGCATTTGCATTCAAGGAAGCAGGGTTCCGTGTACACGATACGATGATCTACGCTAAGAACAATCCGATCCCAAGCGATTGCGGCAAAAGATATCGCCAGTGTTTCGAATATATGTTCTGTTTTTCAAAGGGTCAGCCTCAAACCTTCAATCCGATCATGCAGCCGATCAAACAAGAAAAAGCATTCAAGTCGTTCCGGATCACCAAGGTCGGACGCAACGACCTTGCTCACGATCACATCGCCCCAAAAGAACGAAAGGTCAACAACATATTTTTTTATAACGTAGGCACATCGAGCTCGAAAGACAAGATCGCATTCGAGCATCCGGCCATATTTCCGGAACAGTTGGCGGAGGATCAGATAAGCACCTGGACGAACAAAGGCGACCTGGTTTACGACTGTTTCATGGGAAGCGGTACGACCGCGAAGGCAGCGGTCATGCTCGATCGCGACTGGGTCGGATCTGAGATTTCGGAAGAATATGTGCGGATCGCGATGGAACGTTTGCGATCATATACAGGCAAACTGGAACAAACCGTCCCCGGATGA
- a CDS encoding 16S rRNA (uracil(1498)-N(3))-methyltransferase: MTIRRFYARPENIGQLVILLDESETRHLRDVLRLSAGDRVHAFDGLGVEYACRVERIAKRFAELHVESEVPPTAPESTLELCIAAAITPGEKFDLVVQKAVELGVRRLTPITTVRCEVRAKDALRRVERWRKIAFEASKQCGRAFLMEVGNIGEFKEVFETGDGDDPSASLFLFSERDGQELKADQNLRAITAIYGPKGGWDDAELSYAREAGATTITLGGRILRAETAAIAITAILQHRFGDLR, from the coding sequence ATGACCATTCGACGGTTTTACGCTAGGCCCGAGAATATCGGCCAATTAGTTATCCTCCTGGACGAAAGCGAGACGCGACACCTCCGCGACGTATTGAGGCTGTCCGCCGGTGATCGAGTTCATGCTTTCGATGGACTCGGCGTTGAATACGCATGCCGCGTTGAAAGGATCGCTAAACGATTTGCCGAATTGCACGTTGAATCCGAGGTTCCGCCGACGGCACCGGAATCTACCCTTGAGCTTTGTATCGCCGCAGCAATAACGCCGGGTGAGAAATTTGATCTGGTCGTTCAGAAAGCCGTCGAATTGGGCGTCCGCCGTCTCACCCCGATCACGACGGTGAGATGCGAGGTTCGAGCAAAGGATGCTTTGCGACGCGTCGAACGCTGGCGAAAGATCGCGTTCGAGGCCTCAAAACAGTGCGGTCGCGCATTTCTGATGGAAGTCGGGAATATTGGGGAGTTCAAAGAGGTCTTCGAAACTGGTGACGGGGATGACCCGAGCGCAAGCCTTTTCCTCTTTAGCGAGCGGGACGGCCAGGAACTGAAGGCCGATCAAAACCTAAGAGCTATCACAGCTATTTACGGTCCAAAGGGGGGATGGGACGACGCAGAGCTCTCGTATGCACGCGAGGCCGGAGCGACAACGATCACGCTGGGCGGACGGATCTTGCGGGCAGAAACTGCGGCCATCGCGATCACTGCGATACTTCAGCACCGTTTTGGCGACCTCCGATGA